One window from the genome of Glycine soja cultivar W05 chromosome 12, ASM419377v2, whole genome shotgun sequence encodes:
- the LOC114379668 gene encoding L-ascorbate oxidase homolog, with the protein MKLINKPSQLRALFCSILLLLEFAFVAAEDPYRFFDWTITYGDIYPLGVKQQGILINGQFPGPEIYSVTNDNLIINVHNNLTEPFLLSWNGVQQRRNSYQDGVYGTTCPIPPGKNFTYTLQVKDQIGSFFYFPSLAFHKAAGGFGAIKILSRPRIPVPFPDPAGDFSLLIGDWYQINHKKLQSVLDFGHKLPFPQAVLINGRPSGTTFTAIQGKTYRLRISNVGLQNTLNFRIQGHDMKLVEVEGTHTIQTTYSSLDVHVGQSYSVLITADQAPKDYYIVVSTRFTNKILTSTAILHYSNSLQSVSGPILGGPTTQIDWSIKQARSIRTNLTASGPRPNPQGSYHYGLINISRTITLVSSAAQVNGKQRYAVNSVSFRPADTPLKLADYFNIGRVFQVGSIPDSPSGRPMYLDTSVMGADFRAFVEIVFQNHENIIQSWHIDGYSFWVVGMDGGVWTPNSRNQYNLRDAVSRSTTQVYPKSWTAIYMALDNVGMWNVRSEFWARQYLGQQFYLRVYSPVGSIRDEYPIPKNAILCGKVAGRTTR; encoded by the exons ATGAAGCTGATTAATAAACCATCGCAACTACGTGCCCTCTTCTGCTCCATTTTGCTTCTTTTGGAATTCGCTTTCGTTGCTGCGGAGGACCCTTATAGATTCTTCGACTGGACCATTACCTACGGTGACATTTATCCCCTCGGAGTTAAACAACAG GGTATTCTTATCAATGGCCAATTCCCAGGCCCTGAAATCTATTCCGTTACCAATGACAATTTGATCATTAACGTGCACAATAACTTGACCGAGCCGTTTCTCCTATCATG GAATGGTGTTCAACAAAGGAGAAATTCTTACCAAGATGGAGTTTATGGAACCACATGTCCCATCCCTCCTGGGAAGAACTTTACCTACACACTCcaagtcaaagatcaaattggaAGTTTCTTCTATTTTCCATCTCTTGCTTTCCACAAGGCAGCTGGTGGTTTTGGTGCCATCAAAATCCTTAGCAGACCAAGGATCCCTGTCCCATTCCCTGACCCAGCTGGTGATTTCTCCCTTCTTATTGGAGATTGGTACCAAATCAATCACAAG AAGCTCCAGAGTGTTCTAGATTTTGGACACAAACTTCCATTCCCTCAAGCCGTTCTCATCAATGGTCGTCCAAGTGGCACAACATTTACAGCTATACAAG GGAAAACATACAGGCTTAGAATATCAAATGTTGGGCTTCAAAACACACTCAACTTTAGGATTCAAGGCCACGACATGAAGTTGGTGGAAGTTGAGGGAACTCACACCATTCAAACCACGTATTCCTCGTTAGATGTTCATGTGGGACAATCTTATTCCGTTCTTATCACAGCTGATCAAGCACCCAAGGACTACTACATTGTAGTTTCCACTCGTTTCACTAATAAGATCCTAACAAGCACTGCCATCCTTCACTACAGTAACTCCCTACAATCTGTTTCTGGACCAATTCTCGGTGGCCCAACCACTCAAATCGATTGGTCCATCAAACAAGCTCGTTCTATCAG GACAAACTTGACAGCAAGTGGACCAAGGCCAAATCCACAAGGCTCCTACCACTATGGTTTAATAAACATTAGTAGGACAATTACACTGGTGAGCTCAGCAGCACAAGTGAATGGGAAGCAAAGATACGCAGTGAACAGTGTATCATTCAGACCAGCTGACACTCCTTTGAAGCTGGCAGATTACTTCAACATTGGAAGGGTTTTCCAAGTTGGAAGCATACCAGATAGTCCTTCTGGTAGACCTATGTATCTTGACACCTCAGTCATGGGTGCTGATTTTCGAGCCTTTGTCGAGATCGTGTTTCAGAACCATGAAAACATCATCCAAAGCTGGCACATTGATGGATACTCATTTTGGGTTGTAGG AATGGATGGTGGTGTGTGGACACCTAATAGTCGTAACCAATACAACCTTAGAGATGCAGTATCGAGGAGCACCACACAG GTATATCCCAAGTCATGGACCGCAATTTACATGGCATTAGATAATGTGGGTATGTGGAACGTGAGGAGTGAATTTTGGGCACGACAATACCTTGGACAACAATTCTATTTGAGAGTGTATTCACCAGTTGGGTCCATTAGGGATGAATATCCAATTCCTAAGAATGCTATTCTCTGTGGCAAAGTTGCAGGCAGAACAACTAGATGA